The genomic DNA TCCCATAACAAGCAGTAAAATGATAATAATATCAATCATGTTATTCCATTCCTTTTTTTGTCATACTTTCTTTCAATTTCTCAAGTTCTTCTTTTAATTTTATGTAATCGTGTATGACGTTTACCGCCGTCAATACCGCTAGTCTACTCGTGTCAAGCGAAGGATTCTTGGCATTGAGTTCGCGCATTTTATCATCCACAATCGCTGCTACCATGCGGATATGACT from Arcobacter sp. F2176 includes the following:
- the zapA gene encoding cell division protein ZapA, which translates into the protein SHIRMVAAIVDDKMRELNAKNPSLDTSRLAVLTAVNVIHDYIKLKEELEKLKESMTKKGME